The following coding sequences are from one Rattus rattus isolate New Zealand chromosome 11, Rrattus_CSIRO_v1, whole genome shotgun sequence window:
- the Tmem175 gene encoding endosomal/lysosomal potassium channel TMEM175 translates to MSRLQIQEQAVDSEGDSSLYRRDEEGTQSSHRMLGFSDALLSIIATVMILPVTHTEISPEQQFDKSIQKLLATRIAVYLMTFLIVTVAWAAHTRLFQVVGKIDDTLALLNLACMMTITLLPYTFSLMVTFPDVPLGIFLFCMCVIAIGSVQAMIVGYAFHFPHLLNPQIQCSTHRALSRRHILHLVLRGPALCFVAAVFSLFFFPLSYLLMVTVIFLPHISKATTWCKDKFMGHRESPAHNVEPFSIDLHAPLSKERVEAFSDGVYAIVATLLILDICEDNVPDPKDVQQKFSGSLVAALGAYGPQFLAYFGSFATVGLLWFAHHSLFLHVRKATQTMGLFNILSLAFVGGLPLAYQQTSAFARQPRDELERVRVSCAIIFFASIFQFAIWTSALLHQRETLQPAVQFGGQEHAFMFAKLALYPCASLLAFAATCLLSRFSTAIFHLMQIAVPFAFLLLRLLVRLALAGLQVLRDLWPERPQQDQGEPETQSQLLPASC, encoded by the exons ATGTCCAGGCTCCAGATCCAGGAGCAGGCAGTGGATTCCGAGGGAGACTCATCCCTATACAGGAGAGATGAGGAGGGGACACAGAGCTCCCACCGCATGCTGGGCTTCAGTGATGCATTACTATCCATCATCGCCACTGTCATG atccTGCCTGTGACCCACACAGAGATCTCACCAGAACAG CAGTTTGACAAAAGTATACAGAAACTTCTAGCAACTAGGATTGCTGTCTACCTCATGACATTTCTAATCGTAACTGTGGCCTGGGCAGCACATACCAG ATTGTTCCAGGTTGTTGGAAAAATAGATGATACACTTGCCTTGCTCAACCTG GCCTGTATGATGACCATCACCCTTCTGCCCTACACA TTTTCGCTAATGGTAACATTCCCTGATGTGCCCCTGGGCATCTTCctgttctgcatgtgtgtgattgCCATTGGATCTGTGCAG GCAATGATCGTGGGCTATGCCTTCCACTTCCCACACCTGCTGAATCCACAGATCCAGTGCTCTACACATAGGGCCCTGTCCCGGCGGCACATTCTGCACCTAGTCCTCCGTGGCCCAGCACTCTGTTTTGTTGCAGctgtcttttccctcttcttcttccccttg tcatACCTGCTGATGGTGACTGTCATCTTCCTCCCTCACATCAGCAAGGCTACCACCTGGTGCAAAGACAAGTTTATGG GCCACAGGGAGTCTCCAGCTCACAATGTAGAGCCCTTCAGTATTGACCTGCATGCGCCCCTCAGCAAAGAACGGGTGGAAGCTTTCAGTGACGGTGTCTATGCCATTGTGGCCACACTCCTCATCCTGGACATCTG TGAGGACAATGTTCCGGATCCCAAGGATGTGCAACAGAAATTCAGTGGCAGCCTTGTGGCTGCCCTGGGTGCATATGGGCCACAGTTCCTGGCATACTTCGGCTCCTTCGCCACAGTGGGTCTGCTCTGGTTTGCCCACCACTCACTCTTCCTGCATGTCCGGAAGGCTACACAGACCATGGGGTTGTTCAACATACTGTCACTGGCCTTTGTGGGGGGCCTCCCTCTGGCCTACCAGCAGACCTCGGCGTTTGCCCGGCAACCCCGTGATGAACTTGAGCGTGTGCGTGTCAGCTGTGCCATCATCTTCTTTGCCAGCATCTTCCAGTTTGCCATCTGGACTTCAGCCCTGCTGCACCAGAGAGAAACACTGCAGCCAGCTGTGCAGTTTGGTGGGCAGGAACATGCTTTCATGTTTGCCAAGCTCGCACTGTACCCCTGTGCCAGCCTGCTGGCCTTTGCCGCCACCTGCCTGCTGAGTCGGTTCAGCACAGCCATCTTCCACCTCATGCAGATTGCAGTGCCCTTTGCGTTCCTGTTGCTGCGGCTCCTGGTACGCCTTGCCCTGGCAGGCCTTCAGGTCCTCCGGGACCTCTGGCCAGAGCGTCCCCAACAAGACCAGGGTGAGCCCGAGACACAGTCCCAGCTCTTGCCTGCCTCCTGCTAA
- the Dgkq gene encoding LOW QUALITY PROTEIN: diacylglycerol kinase theta (The sequence of the model RefSeq protein was modified relative to this genomic sequence to represent the inferred CDS: inserted 2 bases in 1 codon), which yields MATAAESGARTWPGSGSPRLGSPAGSPVLGISGRARPGSGPERTGRAIGSVAPGHSFRKVTLTKPTFCHLCSDFIWGLAGFLCDVCNFMSHEKCLKQVKTPCTSIAPSLVRVPVAHCFGSLGLYKRKFCVVCRKSLEVPAFRCEVCELHVHPDCVPFACSDCRQCHQDGQHDYDTYHHHWREGNLPSGARCEVCRKTCGSSDVLAGVRCEWCGVQAHSVCSTALTPECTFGRXRSMVLPPSCVRLLSRNFSKMHCFRIPETMVLELGEIEVGLRYTLAGPGTEYKGFVCPIGDGDDGLDGNATVGTGREVSAATESTKQTLKIFDGNDSMRKNQFRLVTVSRLARNEEVMEAALRAYYINEDPKDFQLQALPLTLLSGNAQALGKTGTTEEETSKDSGPGDSVPEAWVIRSLPRTQEILKIYPDWLKVGVAYVSIRVNSQSTARSVVQEVLPLFGRQVEDQERFQLIEVLMSSRQVQRTVLVDEEPLLDRLRDIRQTSVRQASQTRFYVAEARAVTPHVSLFVGGLPPGLSPQDYSNLLHEAMATKAAVVSVSHVYSLQGAVVLDVTCFAEAERLYMLARDTAVHGRPLTALVLPDVLHTKLPPDCCPLLVFVNPKSGGLKGRELLCSFRKLLNPHQVFELTNGGPLPGFHLFSQVPCFRVLVCGGDGTVGWVLAALEETRRHLACPEPSVAILPLGTGNDLGRVLRWGAGYSGEDPFSVLVSVDEADAVLMDRWTILLDAHEINSTENSVVETEPPKIVQMNNYCGIGIDAELSLDFHQAREEEPGKFTSRFHNKGVYVRVGLQKISHSRSLHKEIRLQVEQQEVELPSIEGLIFINIPSWGSGADLWGSDSDSRFEKPRIDDGLLEVVGVTGVVHMGQVQGGLRSGIRIAQGSYFRVTLLKATPVQVDGEPWIQAPGHMIISATAPKVHMLRKAKQKPRKAGAVRDTRVDTLPAPEGNPL from the exons TCTGCAACTTCATGTCCCATGAGAAGTGCCTAAAGCAGGTGAAAACCCCGTGCACAAGCATTGCGCCAAGCCTCGTCCGG GTCCCTGTAGCTCACTGCTTTGGTTCCCTTGGTCTCTACAAGCGCAAGTTCTGTGTGGTCTGCCGCAAGAGCCTGGAGGTACCTGCGTTCCGCTGTGAAG TGTGTGAGCTGCACGTTCACCCCGACTGTGTGCCCTTCGCCTGCAGCGACTGTCGTCAGTGTCACCAAGATGGACAGCACGATTAT GACACGTATCACCACCACTGGAGGGAGGGGAATCTGCCTTCTGGTGCTCGATGTGAGGTCTGTAGGAAGACTTGTGGCTCCTCGGATGTGCTGGCTGGTGTACGCTGCGAGTGGTGTGGTGTACAG GCTCACTCCGTGTGCTCCACAGCACTCACCCCTGAGTGTACATTTGGACG TCGCTCCATGGTACTGCCTCCTTCGTGTGTGCGCCTGTTGTCCCGAAACTTCAGCAAGATGCACTGCTTCCGAATCCCCGAGACCATGGTCCTGGAGCTCGGTGAGATAGAGGTGGGACTCAGGTATACCCTGGCTGGGCCAGGCACTGAGTATAAGGGCTTCGTCTGTCCCATAGGTGATGGAGATGATGGCCTAGATGGGAATGCTACAGTCGGCACAGGCAGAGAGGTATCGGCAGCTACAGAATCCA CCAAACAGACCCTGAAGATCTTTGATGGCAATGACTCCATGAGGAAAAATCAGTTTCGCCTGGTTACAGTTTCCCGCCTGGCTCGGAATGAGGAAGTGATG GAGGCAGCACTCCGGGCCTACTATATCAACGAGGACCCTAAGGACTTCCAGCTGCAGGCACTGCCCCTAACGTTACTGTCTGGCAATGCCCAGGCTCTGGGGAAGACCGGGACCACTGAGGAGGAGACTAGTAAAGACTCCGGGCCCGGGGATTCCGTGCCTGAGGCCTGGGTCATCAGGTCTCTGCCTCGTACCCAAGAGATCCTGAAGATCTACCCTGACTGGCTCAA gGTAGGTGTGGCCTATGTGTCCATCCGTGTGAACTCCCAGAGTACAGCACGGTCTGTGGTTCAAGAGGTTCTCCCACTATTTGGACGACAG GTTGAGGATCAGGAGAGATTCCAGCTGATTGAGGTGCTTATGAGCAGCAGACAAG TCCAACGGACGGTGCTGGTGGATGAAGAACCTCTGCTAGATCGACTCCGGGACATCCGACAG ACATCTGTGCGCCAGGCAAGCCAGACACGGTTCTACGTGGCCGAGGCCAGGGCCGTAACCCCACATGTCTCCCTGTTTGTGGGTGGCCTGCCACCTGGCTTGTCCCCTCAGGATTACAGCAACCTGCTGCATGAGGCCATGGCCACCAAAG CTGCTGTGGTGTCTGTGAGTCACGTCTACTCCTTACAAG GTGCGGTAGTTCTGGATGTCACCTGCTTCGCGGAGGCTGAGCGGCTATACATGCTGGCCAGGGACACAGCAGTGCATGGCCGGCCACTGACTGCACTAGTGCTTCCAGATGTGCTG CACACGAagctgcctcctgactgctgccCTCTCCTCGTGTTTGTGAACCCCAAGAGTGGGGGCCTCAAGGGACGAGAACTGCTCTGCAGTTTCCGGAAGCTGCTGAATCCACACCAGGTCTTTGAGCTCACCAACGGGGGCCCTCTTCCTGG GTTCCACCTTTTCTCCCAGGTGCCCTGCTTTCGGGTACTGGTCTGTGGTGGAGATGGCACCGTGGGCTGGGTGCTCGCTGCCCTGGAGGAGACAAGGCGCCATCTGGCCTGCCCAGAGCCATCTGTGGCCATCCTACCCCTGGGTACAG gGAATGACCTTGGCCGGGTCCTCCGTTGGGGAGCAGGCTATAGTGGTGAGGACCCATTTTCTGTGCTGGTGTCTGTGGATGAGGCTGATGCTGTGCTCATGGATCGATGGACAATCCTGCTGGACGCTCATGAAATTAATAGTACAGAGAACAGTGTGGTAGAAACAGAGCCCCCCAAG ATTGTTCAGATGAATAACTACTGTGGCATTGGCATTGATGCGGAGCTCAGCCTAGACTTCCACCAGGCACGTGAAGAGGAGCCTGGCAAATTCACAAGCAG GTTCCACAACAAGGGCGTGTATGTGCGGGTTGGGCTGCAGAAGATCAGCCACTCTCGAAGCCTGCACAAGGAGATCCGTCTGCAGGTGGAGCAGCAGGAAGTGGAGCTGCCCAGCATTGAGGGTCTTATCTTCATTAACATCCCCAG CTGGGGCTCAGGGGCTGACCTGTGGGGCTCTGACAGTGACTCAAGGTTTGAGAAGCCACGCATAGACGACGGGCTGTTGGAGGTGGTGGGTGTGACAGGTGTCGTGCACATG GGCCAGGTACAAGGTGGGCTGCGCTCTGGAATCCGAATCGCCCAGGGCTCCTATTTCCGTGTCACACTCCTCAAGGCTACTCCAGTGCAGGTGGACGGTGAGCCCTGGATTCAGGCCCCaggtcacatgatcatctctgcTACTGCACCTAAG GTTCACATGCTGAGGAAAGCTAAGCAGAAGCCCAGGAAGGCTGGCGCCGTCAGGGATACCCGAGTGGACACCTTGCCTGCTCCTGAGGGCAATCCTTTATAG